Proteins co-encoded in one Bacillus paramycoides genomic window:
- the pepA gene encoding cytosol aminopeptidase, whose amino-acid sequence MFQVQKELGSHEAVIVALFEEEKTSSFVQELDKAFEGQLQALLEEKELSTKKKAISKVHSLGKTDVKRYYFVGLGKKESYTTETLRAALGKAFKTLQAAKVQDAAILLDSFVTEKLDAIDVAHIAAEVQNLGTYELETYKSDKKDRVELEKFTAITAEDAQEIEAALTVGYVHGHATNSARTLVNMPPNVLTATKLAEYAVELAEKYDMDYKVLEKEEMEELGMGALLAVNQGSVEPPKMIALIYKGKEEWTDVIGFVGKGITYDTGGYSLKPREGMVGMKGDMGGAAAVLGAMEIIGELRPEQNVIAVIPSTDNVVSGTAFKPDDVITSMSGKTIEVLNTDAEGRLALADGITYAKKLGANYLIDVATLTGGVIVALGNHTTGAMTNNEELFEQVLEASMETDESIWQLPIFDRDKERVRNSKFADLNNSPGREGHAVMAGTFLGEFAEDTPWVHLDIAGTSESSGAHDLGPAGATGAMVRTLATLVERFGEE is encoded by the coding sequence ATGTTTCAAGTACAAAAAGAATTAGGAAGCCATGAAGCGGTAATCGTTGCCTTATTTGAAGAAGAGAAAACGAGTAGTTTTGTACAAGAACTGGACAAAGCGTTTGAAGGACAATTACAAGCTTTATTAGAAGAGAAAGAACTTTCTACGAAGAAGAAAGCTATTTCAAAAGTACATAGTTTAGGAAAAACAGATGTGAAACGTTATTATTTCGTTGGTTTAGGTAAGAAGGAATCTTATACGACGGAAACGTTACGTGCGGCTCTTGGTAAGGCGTTTAAAACGTTACAAGCAGCAAAAGTACAAGATGCAGCAATCTTACTTGATTCTTTCGTAACAGAAAAACTAGATGCGATTGATGTAGCTCACATTGCAGCAGAAGTACAAAATCTTGGTACATATGAGTTAGAAACGTATAAATCAGATAAAAAGGATCGTGTGGAGTTAGAGAAGTTCACGGCTATTACAGCGGAAGATGCACAAGAAATTGAAGCTGCATTAACAGTTGGCTACGTACATGGACATGCAACAAATTCAGCTCGTACACTTGTAAATATGCCGCCAAACGTATTAACAGCGACGAAGCTTGCTGAGTATGCTGTTGAGTTAGCGGAGAAGTATGATATGGATTATAAAGTTCTTGAGAAAGAAGAGATGGAAGAGCTTGGTATGGGTGCGTTACTTGCAGTAAACCAAGGTAGTGTAGAACCACCAAAAATGATCGCTCTTATTTATAAAGGAAAAGAAGAGTGGACAGATGTCATTGGATTCGTTGGAAAAGGAATCACATACGATACAGGCGGTTATTCTTTAAAACCACGTGAAGGTATGGTTGGTATGAAAGGTGATATGGGCGGTGCAGCTGCTGTATTAGGTGCGATGGAAATTATCGGTGAACTTCGCCCAGAGCAAAATGTGATCGCTGTTATTCCATCAACGGATAACGTTGTAAGTGGTACAGCATTTAAGCCAGACGATGTAATCACATCTATGAGCGGAAAAACAATTGAAGTATTAAATACAGATGCAGAAGGTCGCCTAGCGTTAGCTGACGGTATTACGTATGCGAAAAAATTAGGTGCAAACTATCTTATTGATGTTGCGACATTAACAGGTGGTGTAATTGTTGCACTTGGAAATCATACAACAGGCGCAATGACAAACAATGAAGAGTTGTTTGAGCAAGTACTAGAGGCATCTATGGAAACAGATGAATCAATTTGGCAATTACCGATTTTTGATCGTGATAAAGAACGCGTGAGAAACAGTAAATTTGCTGATTTAAATAACTCACCAGGCCGCGAAGGACATGCGGTTATGGCAGGTACATTCCTAGGTGAATTCGCTGAAGATACACCGTGGGTACACTTAGACATCGCTGGAACATCTGAATCATCAGGAGCGCATGATTTAGGGCCAGCTGGTGCAACAGGTGCAATGGTGCGTACACTTGCAACACTTGTTGAACGTTTCGGAGAAGAATAA
- a CDS encoding 3D domain-containing protein yields MLKRYCIRIMMTCLLAIALCVTWNAFTGVSLLEIVKTYEGMNAKEVHAAEVKRNVAPSKEVINALEQANDWSKYRSIEMTATGYTSGIESTGKRPGHPEYGITYSGVKAKRDLYSTIAADLRVFPIGTILFVPGYGYGVVADKGGAIKGNRLDLYYDTVKDVYSQWGKKKVNVYVVKVGNGKFSEEELTMLNQDETMQVFRGQYLKQR; encoded by the coding sequence ATGTTAAAACGATATTGTATTCGCATTATGATGACTTGTTTACTTGCAATCGCATTATGCGTAACATGGAATGCTTTCACAGGAGTTTCTTTATTAGAGATTGTAAAGACATATGAGGGAATGAATGCAAAAGAAGTACATGCAGCAGAAGTTAAAAGAAACGTTGCTCCGAGTAAAGAAGTGATAAATGCTTTAGAGCAGGCAAACGACTGGTCTAAATATCGTTCAATTGAAATGACTGCAACAGGTTATACATCAGGAATTGAGTCAACTGGTAAGAGGCCGGGACATCCGGAGTATGGTATTACATATTCAGGTGTTAAGGCGAAAAGGGATTTATATTCCACAATCGCAGCGGACTTACGTGTATTCCCAATTGGGACAATTTTATTCGTACCAGGCTATGGGTATGGTGTAGTAGCTGATAAGGGCGGTGCGATAAAAGGAAACCGTCTTGATCTGTATTATGATACGGTGAAAGATGTTTATAGCCAATGGGGTAAGAAAAAAGTAAATGTGTATGTAGTGAAAGTTGGAAATGGTAAGTTTTCAGAAGAAGAGTTAACGATGTTAAATCAAGACGAAACGATGCAAGTGTTCCGCGGTCAATATTTAAAACAAAGATAG
- a CDS encoding YuiB family protein translates to MSIPVLLISMMLFFILFFGIGFLLNMILRATWVMVIVYPIVCMLIINKASMWDYFSKPKETFSSFGTSVSHLGQADVFILSTGLVGAALAGIVIKKLRKSGYQMF, encoded by the coding sequence GTGAGTATACCGGTACTACTTATTTCAATGATGTTATTTTTCATTTTGTTTTTTGGAATTGGATTTTTACTCAACATGATATTGCGAGCGACATGGGTAATGGTTATTGTATATCCAATTGTTTGTATGCTTATTATTAATAAGGCGAGTATGTGGGATTACTTTTCAAAGCCAAAAGAAACATTCTCTTCATTTGGGACAAGTGTATCGCATTTAGGACAAGCGGATGTGTTTATTTTATCTACTGGATTAGTAGGTGCTGCTCTAGCAGGAATCGTCATTAAAAAACTTCGGAAAAGCGGATATCAAATGTTTTAA
- a CDS encoding NUDIX hydrolase, which translates to MEKRGKVWLAVSGLVVTKDGRWLFVKKKYSGLKGKWSLPAGFVNEGETVDEAVKREVLEETGIVAHVKGIIGVRTGVIRNEISDNMIIFLLEPEGEDIIVQEKELSEVAFLHPDTIADDPNTSVLITYLLERQSKLHLEMDKTLNPGEQFGYTAYHVFTAHTKEREKE; encoded by the coding sequence ATGGAGAAACGAGGGAAAGTATGGCTAGCTGTTAGTGGCTTAGTAGTTACAAAAGATGGCAGGTGGCTGTTCGTTAAGAAAAAATACAGTGGATTAAAGGGGAAATGGTCTTTGCCGGCTGGTTTTGTAAATGAAGGTGAGACGGTTGATGAAGCTGTGAAACGAGAAGTGTTAGAAGAGACAGGTATTGTGGCTCATGTGAAGGGGATCATTGGTGTTCGAACGGGCGTGATTCGCAATGAGATTAGTGATAATATGATTATTTTCCTCTTGGAGCCTGAAGGGGAAGATATTATTGTACAGGAGAAGGAATTGTCTGAAGTAGCATTTCTACATCCAGATACGATTGCGGACGATCCAAATACGTCTGTACTTATTACATATTTGTTAGAAAGACAATCAAAATTACATCTTGAAATGGACAAAACATTAAATCCAGGAGAGCAATTTGGTTATACAGCCTATCACGTATTTACGGCGCATACGAAGGAGAGGGAGAAAGAGTGA
- a CDS encoding NAD(P)/FAD-dependent oxidoreductase, with the protein MKTPKIVVLGAGYGGMITTVRLQKALSVNEAEITLVNNNSYHYQATWLHESAAGTLQDEKICLDIQDVIDTNKVNFVQDTVVEIKAAEKRIILKDGELEYDYLVIGLGFESETFGITGLKEHAFSIANINATREIREHMEASFAKYATEKRDELVTIVVGGAGFTGIEYVGELANRVPELCKEYNVPREKARIICVEAAPTALPGFDPALVEYAVKQLEKKGVEFRIGTAIKEATEEGIIVANGDDTELIKSETVVWAAGVRGNGIVEESGFEAMRGRVKVDEYMHAPGYEDVFMVGDAALIINEEINRPYPPTAQIAIQQGYNIAHNLTVLVRGKGEMKKFVFDNKGSVCSLGHDDAMGVVMGKKLTGWKASFMKKVIDNRYLFLLGGPLLVLKKGKLKFF; encoded by the coding sequence GTGAAGACTCCAAAAATCGTAGTTTTAGGTGCAGGTTATGGCGGGATGATTACGACTGTTCGTCTGCAAAAAGCATTATCTGTAAATGAAGCTGAAATTACGTTAGTAAACAACAACAGCTATCACTACCAAGCGACTTGGTTACATGAGAGCGCAGCTGGTACATTACAAGATGAAAAAATCTGTCTAGATATTCAAGACGTTATTGATACAAATAAAGTGAACTTTGTACAAGATACGGTAGTAGAAATTAAAGCTGCTGAAAAACGCATCATCTTAAAAGATGGCGAGTTAGAGTATGATTACTTAGTAATCGGTCTTGGGTTCGAATCAGAAACATTCGGAATTACAGGATTAAAAGAGCATGCATTCTCAATCGCTAACATTAATGCAACTCGTGAAATTCGTGAGCATATGGAAGCTAGTTTCGCTAAATATGCAACTGAAAAGCGCGATGAGTTAGTAACAATCGTTGTTGGTGGTGCTGGATTTACTGGTATCGAGTACGTAGGTGAGCTTGCAAATCGTGTTCCTGAACTTTGCAAAGAATACAATGTACCACGTGAAAAAGCACGCATCATCTGTGTAGAAGCTGCTCCAACAGCACTTCCAGGTTTCGATCCAGCGTTAGTAGAATACGCTGTGAAACAACTTGAGAAAAAAGGTGTAGAATTCCGCATCGGTACAGCAATTAAAGAAGCAACTGAAGAAGGTATTATCGTTGCGAATGGCGATGACACTGAATTAATTAAGTCTGAAACAGTAGTTTGGGCTGCAGGTGTTCGTGGTAACGGTATTGTGGAAGAGTCTGGCTTTGAAGCAATGCGCGGACGTGTAAAAGTTGATGAGTACATGCACGCTCCAGGATACGAAGATGTATTCATGGTTGGTGACGCAGCGTTAATCATTAACGAAGAAATTAACCGTCCATACCCACCAACAGCACAAATCGCAATTCAACAAGGTTACAACATTGCGCACAACTTAACTGTGTTAGTTCGTGGTAAAGGTGAAATGAAAAAATTCGTATTCGACAATAAAGGATCTGTATGTTCTTTAGGACATGACGATGCAATGGGCGTTGTTATGGGCAAAAAGTTAACAGGTTGGAAAGCTTCCTTCATGAAGAAAGTTATCGATAACCGTTACCTATTCTTATTAGGTGGACCTTTATTAGTTCTTAAAAAAGGTAAATTAAAGTTCTTTTAA